One Aquarana catesbeiana isolate 2022-GZ linkage group LG06, ASM4218655v1, whole genome shotgun sequence genomic region harbors:
- the MUC13 gene encoding mucin-13 yields MRGILSICVTCGLLLAYVGATTIVPTSTISSIVTTDSNSTSNANTTSSVSTTSTTTTSTTTTSTTTTTTVSAPTSNNATNNNVTTPPGVSGNTTEEDTTSFSTQDTSSSNDTGITSNPNVTMPSPDTTEVAVTTTTANPMSCSSNPCGDVQCVQLSNDYVCRCPLGFAFINSTLSCHQGDAFYGEVTITGVEFSSDPTSPQYAAVYKDVINNFRECFVNFTTYLNTAILEIRQTTTKNARNTNTVVAQVSNYFGPGTINKTIVDDTVIYYIQKINNFGSYADKTICSSGVYCDDATTTCTPYNSGQNAECTCKSGLYSSQPIITTCRECAPDCTASSGRQCKQGDIGTAPQCVCLPGYKSKDGGCKTCDFGYSGEECKDNYLLILVIVGAVLGAVVLGLLGAVIGVSVRSRKGKSGERAELIDNDKLARGSPAPGSLFPKVQMKSDVGQVNRASNVYEDEEEEYRRSMPKRDYDENPWYEMDRKDRNY; encoded by the exons ATGAGGGGGATTCTGTCCATCTGTGTGACCTGCGGACTTCTACTGGCTTATGTAGGAG CCACCACTATTGTGCCTACATCCACCATTAGTAGTATTGTTACTACAGACTCAAATTCTACATCTAACGCAAATACCACCTCCTCTGTATCTACCACATCAACTACTACCACATCAACTACTACCACATCAACTACTACCACCACCACTGTATCTGCCCCAACAAGCAATAATGCTACAAACAACAATGTGACCACACCTCCAGGTGTTAGTGGAAACACAACAGAAGAGGACACCACCAGCTTCAGCACTCAGGATACAAGCAGCTCAAATGATACAGGAATCACAAGCAACCCAAATGTTACCATGCCGAGCCCAGACACCACAGAGGTGGCAGTGACCACAACAACAGCCA ATCCCATGTCATGCTCATCTAACCCCTGTGGGGACGTTCAGTGTGTTCAGCTCTCCAATGACTACGTCTGCCGCTGCCCGCTGGGCTTTGCTTTTATCAACTCGACATTGTCGTGCCATCAAG GCGACGCTTTCTATGGTGAGGTGACAATTACCGGTGTAGAATTCAGTTCAGACCCAACATCTCCACAATACGCAGCTGTCTATAAAGACGTGATAAACAAT TTTCGGGAATGTTTTGTGAACTTCACCACTTACCTGAATACGGCAATCCTGGAAATAAG GCAGACTACTACAAAAAATGCTCGAAACACCAACACAGTGGTCGCGCAGGTGTCAAACTATTTTGGACCGGGCACTATAAACAAAACTATAGTAGATGACACCGTAATTTACTACATCCAGAAAATCAATAATTTTGGATCATATGCTG ATAAAACAATCTGCTCTTCTGGAGTGTACTGTGATGATGCAACAACGACTTGTACACCATACAATTCCGGACAAAACGCTGAATGTACATGTAAATCTGGGCTATACTCCTCACAGCCGATCATCACCACCTGCAGAG AATGTGCTCCTGACTGCACGGCATCTTCGGGGCGCCAATGCAAGCAAGGAGACATCGGTACCGCTCCCCAGTGTGTCTGTCTACCGGGCTATAAATCCAAGGATGGCGGATGTAAAAC ATGTGATTTTGGATATTCTGGAGAGGAATGTAAAGACA ACTACCTGCTGATCCTGGTCATCGTTGGGGCTGTTCTCGGGGCCGTTGTGCTCGGCCTCCTGGGGGCCGTTATTGGGGTGTCAGTGAG GTCCAGGAAAGGAAAGAGTGGCGAGCGGGCAGAACTGATTGACAATGACAAGCTAGCAAGAGGCAGCCCGGCTCCGGGGAGTTTGTTCCCCAAAGTCCAGATGAAGTCGGACGTGGGCCAGGTGAACCGAGCCTCCAATGTATacgaagatgaggaggaggagtacAGGCGCTCCATGCCGAAACGGGATTACGATGAG AATCCATGGTATGAGATGGACAGGAAGGACAGGAACTACTAG